A region of Thermococcus barossii DNA encodes the following proteins:
- a CDS encoding ubiquitin-like small modifier protein 1, producing the protein MRIKVRYFARFRSIVGTGEEELEVPEGITVRELIELLKERHPVLKTEVFAEDDDLADVNVSRNGRYVGFDDVLQDGDVVALFPPVSGG; encoded by the coding sequence ATGAGGATTAAGGTTCGCTATTTCGCCAGGTTCCGCTCCATCGTTGGTACCGGCGAGGAGGAGCTGGAGGTTCCCGAGGGCATAACTGTCAGGGAGCTCATAGAACTGCTGAAGGAGAGGCATCCGGTTCTGAAAACTGAGGTCTTCGCCGAGGACGATGATCTGGCCGATGTTAACGTCTCCAGAAACGGCCGCTACGTGGGGTTTGATGACGTGCTGCAGGATGGAGACGTGGTGGCCCTGTTCCCGCCGGTGAGTGGTGGTTGA
- a CDS encoding CDP-2,3-bis-(O-geranylgeranyl)-sn-glycerol synthase, which yields MASLSSLLWAFWYILPAYVANGSPVLVGGGRPIDGGRNWRDGRRLLGDGKTWRGFFGGLAFGTLTGIVQYFLTPGFYGDLRTAALLAFLLSLGALLGDLIGSFLKRRANLPRGAPAIGLDQLGFLIAALALAYPVKTLSSGQIILLLIVSPFIHWGANYFAYKMGWKSVPW from the coding sequence ATGGCGTCACTCTCATCTCTCCTGTGGGCTTTCTGGTACATACTGCCAGCCTATGTCGCCAACGGTTCGCCGGTCTTGGTCGGTGGCGGGAGGCCCATAGACGGTGGCAGGAACTGGAGAGACGGGCGTAGACTTCTCGGAGACGGAAAGACCTGGAGGGGCTTCTTTGGAGGCCTTGCCTTTGGCACGCTGACGGGGATTGTGCAGTACTTCCTCACCCCGGGGTTTTACGGGGACCTGAGGACGGCGGCCCTTCTTGCGTTTCTCCTGTCTCTCGGTGCCCTCCTCGGGGACCTCATCGGGAGCTTCCTCAAGAGGCGCGCGAACCTGCCGCGTGGGGCCCCGGCAATAGGCCTGGATCAGCTGGGTTTCCTCATAGCCGCCCTCGCACTGGCGTACCCCGTCAAAACCCTGAGCTCCGGTCAGATAATCCTTCTTCTAATCGTCTCGCCGTTTATTCACTGGGGGGCAAACTACTTCGCCTATAAGATGGGCTGGAAGAGCGTACCGTGGTAG
- a CDS encoding GbsR/MarR family transcriptional regulator — protein sequence MGVEEAKRIIMNHFAQAARRFGFSELYGYIYGVLFLAREPMSLAEIAEATGYSLSHVSTALKFMERIGLVMRIKKPGDKKAYFRATKLLKDWRQAAYYGKIMEDIQQTRANLERALGELEGEEGEEAESIRESITFAMKRNALAERILRFLIEHEDEEVMERLLDCLESGGKR from the coding sequence ATGGGTGTAGAGGAAGCCAAGAGAATAATCATGAATCACTTTGCCCAGGCCGCGAGAAGGTTTGGCTTCAGCGAGCTCTACGGCTACATCTACGGGGTTCTCTTTCTTGCCAGGGAGCCGATGAGCCTGGCCGAAATTGCCGAGGCTACAGGCTATTCTCTCTCCCACGTCAGCACAGCACTCAAATTCATGGAGCGCATAGGGCTCGTGATGAGAATTAAAAAGCCCGGCGACAAGAAGGCGTATTTCCGCGCCACCAAGCTCCTCAAGGACTGGCGCCAGGCGGCATACTACGGCAAGATAATGGAGGACATACAGCAGACGCGGGCCAACCTTGAAAGGGCCTTGGGGGAGCTGGAAGGCGAGGAAGGCGAGGAGGCCGAGTCAATACGCGAGAGTATAACCTTCGCAATGAAGAGAAATGCCCTCGCCGAGAGGATTCTGAGGTTCCTTATCGAGCACGAGGATGAGGAGGTCATGGAGAGGTTGCTCGATTGCCTTGAATCCGGCGGAAAGCGGTAG
- a CDS encoding hydrophobe/amphiphile efflux-3 (HAE3) family transporter has translation MKLLRGAARVIVRYRVAFALIAIFLLVVSIYGIQNLRFESDLRTMLPENHPAIADYTTLQNEFQSGDSTLIVVKVDSIEPGGVYDIRDPKVIEAVYELEQRLRQREYVTDTMSIADIYMQVLGRLPKNEEEAKFVLDMLPPEERYQLVSRDYTTTIIAVTISREKKTETLVRVYKGIEEDINDVKFPKNVEVIQTGNIGITYRILELLQSDLNKTMAISFILVIALLLYFYRSPVKAAIPLIPLIFGVTMTLGFMGLMNIPLDLATTTIGAMLIGMGIDYGIHVTNRYYEERGKGRSIEEAAEEAVAETGKALLGAALTTIAGFAAMYLSSLPMLHHLATALVLGLSLAALNAVVITPAVIILEEDIMKRLKGHYVVPEVRSHSGFVGRAFHSLGEAIRRKPVAFLAAVFLITLFFGYGITQVTTEVRLEKFVPKGMPEIEALMDIRSDFGGQDELYVLIKADDVRNPAIVRGIYRFENQIKADSYYNGVFDSDSIADIVHREYGYIPNDEGKIKEALNDYRGANMVSSDYSMTILKFKGDFGGASMDDFRRIMHYFEEETERAQDTEFPPGTRLSLTGDIYLNYVLDQLTKVEINRISTYGTVFVVLIVLLLFRRPKVSMAMITPMFLGALWTVGFMGWAGIPFTQSLAGVISMIVGLGVDYGMHLTHRFLEEMNEGNPRPIVTSVESVGPGILAGALTTAGGFLALLAGELPTIHDFGTTLAFGIFASMFAAYLVTPALLQVFYGKNIGGDGV, from the coding sequence ATGAAGCTACTGAGGGGCGCCGCGAGGGTCATCGTGAGGTACAGGGTGGCCTTTGCCCTAATCGCCATATTCCTGTTAGTCGTTTCGATATACGGCATCCAGAACCTCCGCTTTGAGAGCGACCTCAGAACCATGCTGCCGGAGAACCATCCGGCCATAGCCGACTACACCACCCTTCAGAATGAGTTTCAGAGCGGCGACAGCACGCTGATAGTTGTCAAGGTGGACTCGATAGAGCCAGGAGGAGTTTATGACATCCGCGATCCGAAGGTCATAGAGGCGGTTTACGAACTTGAACAGAGGCTCAGGCAGAGGGAGTACGTAACCGATACCATGAGCATCGCCGATATCTACATGCAGGTTCTCGGAAGGCTCCCCAAGAACGAGGAAGAGGCGAAGTTCGTCCTCGATATGCTCCCTCCAGAGGAGAGATACCAGCTCGTCAGCAGGGACTACACGACCACGATAATAGCCGTGACGATAAGCCGGGAGAAGAAGACGGAGACCCTCGTGAGGGTCTACAAGGGCATAGAGGAGGACATAAACGACGTCAAGTTTCCGAAGAACGTCGAGGTCATCCAGACCGGGAACATTGGCATAACCTATCGCATACTCGAACTCCTCCAGAGCGACCTCAACAAGACGATGGCCATCTCCTTCATACTCGTCATAGCCCTGCTCCTGTACTTTTACCGCTCACCCGTTAAGGCCGCCATCCCGCTCATTCCCCTCATCTTCGGCGTCACGATGACGCTCGGCTTCATGGGGTTGATGAACATCCCCCTCGACCTGGCCACGACCACCATAGGCGCGATGCTCATCGGAATGGGGATAGACTACGGAATCCACGTGACAAACCGCTACTACGAGGAGCGCGGCAAGGGAAGAAGCATAGAGGAAGCCGCGGAAGAAGCTGTCGCTGAAACCGGAAAAGCCCTCCTCGGTGCGGCGCTCACCACCATAGCGGGATTCGCGGCGATGTACCTGTCAAGCCTGCCAATGCTCCACCACCTGGCGACAGCCCTCGTCCTCGGCCTAAGTCTCGCGGCCCTCAACGCCGTGGTGATAACTCCCGCCGTCATAATCCTTGAGGAGGACATAATGAAACGGCTGAAGGGCCACTACGTGGTTCCGGAGGTTCGTTCACACTCCGGATTCGTGGGAAGGGCATTCCACAGCCTCGGAGAGGCCATCAGGAGAAAGCCCGTGGCGTTCCTGGCCGCTGTGTTCCTGATAACCCTTTTCTTCGGCTACGGTATAACGCAGGTAACCACGGAGGTCAGACTCGAAAAGTTTGTTCCCAAGGGGATGCCTGAAATAGAGGCCCTGATGGATATCAGGAGCGACTTCGGAGGCCAGGACGAGCTGTACGTCCTGATCAAAGCCGACGACGTCAGAAATCCTGCCATCGTCAGGGGCATCTACCGCTTCGAGAATCAGATAAAGGCGGACTCATACTACAACGGCGTCTTCGACTCGGATAGCATCGCAGACATCGTCCATCGCGAGTACGGGTACATACCAAACGACGAGGGAAAGATAAAGGAGGCCCTCAACGACTATCGTGGGGCAAACATGGTCTCAAGTGACTACTCCATGACCATCCTCAAGTTCAAAGGCGACTTTGGAGGGGCCAGCATGGATGATTTCAGGCGGATAATGCATTATTTTGAGGAGGAAACCGAGAGGGCACAGGATACCGAGTTCCCACCGGGTACGAGGCTGTCCCTCACGGGAGATATATACCTGAACTACGTTCTCGACCAGCTCACGAAGGTTGAGATAAACCGCATCTCGACCTACGGAACCGTCTTCGTGGTGTTGATAGTGCTCCTCCTCTTCAGGCGGCCAAAGGTTTCGATGGCGATGATAACACCGATGTTCCTGGGTGCCCTCTGGACGGTCGGCTTCATGGGATGGGCCGGGATACCTTTCACCCAGAGCTTAGCCGGAGTCATCTCGATGATAGTGGGCCTTGGCGTTGACTACGGCATGCACCTCACCCACCGCTTCCTGGAAGAGATGAACGAGGGCAATCCAAGGCCGATAGTCACGTCGGTTGAAAGTGTTGGCCCGGGCATACTCGCCGGTGCCCTCACAACGGCCGGCGGCTTTCTGGCGCTCCTTGCCGGCGAGTTGCCGACCATACACGACTTTGGAACGACCCTGGCCTTTGGAATATTCGCCTCAATGTTTGCCGCTTACCTCGTAACCCCTGCACTGCTGCAGGTCTTTTACGGAAAGAATATTGGAGGTGATGGAGTATGA
- a CDS encoding COG1361 S-layer family protein, with protein MKKIGLILGLMLITAMLPWGVGASTGSPLFEGYLSKGEAILVGPLIVTLTDTQKDYGSGDYYAFLLIMKDGKILNAEYKTILVPDPQKIRTLLLDPEFLMAMAETQGYDVTQCEQYVNNSAEFNACLIANAYGFYQWLNSASPEEIGEAVVKTIEEHPELGISKEDILMEITYPDITPVREGETVEVSVDNRTVYVTVNEVYPNGVRISISGPPEWRAATAPGMIISNVEMPDTVQAGDTVTVRVHLRNEGALKVRYINVFVTPTPMSFNDSSSIASAVSMALSQSGVSQSVFYPEGSAVQYIEYLEGKENATLTFRVRINPNADVGTYPLYVGVVYFTGLGANMRMVQSYNFVALTVKKPREAFVEITKVETEPMEISPGDTFRVRFTLENTGAEPVKALSLKISSYRVPVQGEIKNVDLSALSQLPIQGSEQLSGSLQDALNQIMAQLAKQNIEAFLPVGEDNVKYVAELKPGEKTTLEFRIKANERLENGIYPLRIELKYLTEPNEKEITDERLVGIDVTGKAQLILSKVSTSPGKIIPGTDNVEVDFQVDNVGTGTARTVIVKPMPEWPFSLSESSEQIIGLGSLGKGDSAQSSFKINVAENASSGTYEIPLLVTYTNDLGMQKNVTLKVPVIIGSKPNIEVVSVRFDPEPLQGETVNVYVKLKNTGGEKATSVLIEGVVKADQPFTLDKRTDYVGDLAPGATGEGVIVLRIDGNAIPKDYNIQLRIRAVGDPSQGDDNVYVFERTVTVTVEKNTKTRTNLRNLAIVIGVLVVIAVVYTYRKRSG; from the coding sequence ATGAAAAAGATTGGATTGATCCTCGGTCTAATGCTCATCACAGCAATGCTCCCCTGGGGCGTGGGTGCATCAACCGGAAGCCCTCTCTTTGAGGGCTACTTGAGCAAGGGCGAGGCGATTCTCGTCGGCCCCCTCATAGTGACCCTCACGGACACCCAGAAGGACTACGGAAGCGGAGACTACTACGCCTTTCTTCTGATAATGAAGGACGGAAAAATACTCAACGCCGAGTACAAGACAATACTCGTGCCCGATCCTCAGAAGATAAGAACGCTCCTCCTTGACCCGGAGTTCCTGATGGCGATGGCTGAGACCCAAGGCTACGACGTGACACAGTGCGAGCAGTACGTAAACAACAGCGCCGAGTTCAACGCCTGCCTTATTGCCAACGCCTACGGATTCTACCAGTGGCTTAACTCGGCATCACCGGAAGAGATAGGAGAGGCTGTCGTAAAGACAATAGAAGAGCACCCTGAACTCGGGATAAGTAAAGAGGACATCCTGATGGAGATAACATACCCCGACATAACACCAGTACGGGAAGGAGAAACCGTGGAGGTCAGCGTTGACAACCGGACTGTCTACGTGACAGTCAACGAAGTCTACCCGAACGGTGTCAGGATAAGCATAAGCGGGCCCCCCGAGTGGAGGGCCGCAACAGCCCCTGGGATGATAATATCAAACGTCGAGATGCCTGACACGGTTCAGGCGGGAGACACCGTTACGGTCAGGGTTCACCTGAGAAACGAGGGGGCACTGAAGGTGCGCTACATCAACGTCTTCGTCACGCCCACGCCTATGAGCTTCAACGACAGCTCCTCGATAGCGAGTGCGGTTTCAATGGCCCTCAGCCAGAGCGGGGTGTCGCAGAGCGTTTTCTATCCCGAGGGAAGCGCCGTGCAGTATATCGAGTATCTGGAGGGTAAAGAGAACGCAACACTGACATTCAGGGTGAGGATAAACCCAAACGCCGACGTTGGAACGTATCCCCTCTACGTTGGGGTCGTTTACTTCACCGGACTTGGAGCGAACATGCGCATGGTTCAGAGCTACAACTTCGTGGCGCTCACGGTCAAGAAGCCCAGGGAAGCCTTTGTCGAGATAACCAAGGTAGAGACCGAACCGATGGAGATAAGTCCCGGGGACACCTTTAGAGTCCGCTTCACGCTGGAAAATACGGGGGCTGAGCCGGTCAAGGCTCTCAGCCTCAAGATAAGCTCCTACAGGGTGCCGGTCCAGGGAGAAATAAAGAACGTTGACCTCTCCGCACTCTCGCAGCTCCCTATCCAGGGAAGCGAACAGCTCAGCGGGAGCCTCCAGGATGCCCTCAACCAGATAATGGCACAGCTCGCCAAGCAGAACATAGAGGCCTTCCTGCCGGTCGGGGAGGACAACGTGAAGTACGTTGCCGAGCTCAAGCCGGGAGAAAAGACCACCCTTGAGTTCAGGATCAAAGCAAACGAGAGGCTGGAGAACGGCATATATCCCCTCAGGATAGAGCTCAAGTACCTCACGGAGCCGAACGAAAAGGAGATAACCGACGAGAGGCTCGTGGGGATAGACGTGACCGGAAAGGCCCAGCTGATACTTTCGAAGGTCTCAACGTCGCCCGGCAAGATAATCCCGGGAACGGACAACGTGGAGGTTGACTTCCAGGTGGACAACGTCGGAACCGGCACGGCGAGGACGGTTATCGTCAAACCCATGCCGGAGTGGCCCTTCTCCCTCAGCGAGAGCAGCGAGCAAATCATAGGTCTGGGAAGCCTTGGGAAGGGAGACTCCGCGCAGTCATCGTTCAAGATAAACGTTGCCGAGAACGCCAGTTCCGGGACCTACGAGATACCCCTGCTCGTAACCTACACCAACGACCTCGGCATGCAGAAAAACGTCACCCTTAAGGTTCCTGTCATAATAGGATCCAAGCCGAACATCGAGGTAGTCAGCGTGCGCTTTGACCCCGAACCCCTTCAGGGGGAGACCGTCAACGTCTACGTCAAGCTGAAGAACACCGGGGGCGAGAAGGCCACCAGCGTGCTCATCGAGGGCGTTGTAAAGGCAGACCAGCCCTTCACACTGGACAAGAGAACCGACTACGTTGGGGATCTCGCCCCAGGGGCAACCGGTGAGGGTGTAATCGTCCTGAGGATAGACGGAAACGCCATCCCAAAGGACTACAACATCCAGCTGCGCATAAGGGCCGTGGGAGACCCCAGCCAGGGCGATGACAACGTCTACGTCTTCGAGAGAACCGTTACAGTCACGGTGGAGAAGAACACAAAGACGAGAACGAACCTCCGGAACCTCGCGATAGTCATTGGCGTGCTGGTCGTCATAGCTGTGGTTTACACCTACAGGAAGAGGTCGGGATGA
- a CDS encoding LEA type 2 family protein, with translation MVERMNWKLVILGIVLILIVWVGYVVYAAVTASPTVHASWGYVDEKSTEIWVDAKLSKPLLVPAEIENLSLSFMGIPIARVARFDYGATKTDVSMAIVIDNHNLIRSLVAYLDNGQTGEAEFHLKGSLLKVIPINADIKQVISEDILAYLNFTAESKELAGGLVKSPALVETTFDWAGEQDGKAVLIAHMKFYNPNSYRIPIGNVSFDMYANDVKIGYGKTVETVILPPKGYATLDVETFIEEDALPEVWATHVKNGEVSKVRADIYLDITVLGREYSIKLASYEETVKTDIMGGLNEMLDGLLSG, from the coding sequence ATGGTGGAAAGAATGAACTGGAAGCTGGTAATACTCGGGATCGTGCTGATACTTATCGTCTGGGTTGGGTACGTGGTCTATGCCGCCGTGACGGCGAGTCCCACGGTACACGCCAGCTGGGGCTATGTGGACGAAAAGAGCACTGAGATATGGGTGGACGCAAAGCTCAGCAAACCCCTGCTCGTTCCGGCAGAGATAGAGAACCTGAGCCTGAGCTTCATGGGAATCCCCATAGCGAGGGTCGCGAGGTTCGACTATGGAGCAACGAAAACGGACGTGAGTATGGCGATAGTCATCGACAACCACAACCTCATACGCTCCCTCGTGGCATACCTTGACAACGGACAGACCGGAGAAGCCGAGTTCCACCTCAAGGGAAGCCTCCTCAAAGTCATTCCCATCAACGCCGACATAAAGCAGGTCATCAGCGAGGACATCCTCGCGTACCTCAACTTCACCGCCGAGAGCAAGGAACTGGCGGGCGGACTCGTTAAGAGCCCGGCGCTGGTCGAGACCACCTTTGACTGGGCCGGGGAGCAGGACGGAAAGGCCGTTCTCATAGCCCACATGAAGTTCTACAACCCCAACTCCTACAGGATTCCGATAGGAAACGTGAGCTTCGACATGTACGCCAACGACGTGAAAATCGGCTACGGAAAAACCGTCGAGACTGTAATCCTTCCGCCCAAGGGTTATGCAACGCTGGACGTTGAGACCTTCATAGAGGAGGACGCCCTTCCTGAGGTCTGGGCAACCCATGTGAAGAACGGCGAGGTGAGCAAGGTCAGGGCGGACATATACCTGGATATAACGGTCCTTGGAAGGGAGTACAGCATCAAGCTGGCGAGCTACGAGGAAACAGTAAAGACAGACATAATGGGCGGCCTCAACGAGATGCTGGATGGCCTTCTCTCCGGATGA
- a CDS encoding DUF3201 domain-containing protein, producing MNVREIHEFLNEMWEGIFRLNEELKRELPEKGFKVEDVEEVFGAYVFLDGEWRLMNYPHPAFEIKPQIEVGATPESHYFVVAVPRERISENFVGLFVELFPRSFIYGSEDFLSDVYNWRRDGRVSPTEILERIEKSDEKVFQFEANFGSVGALKKGLLRLIDIGKRFEIFDL from the coding sequence ATGAACGTGAGAGAGATTCACGAGTTCCTCAACGAAATGTGGGAGGGCATCTTCAGGCTCAACGAGGAGCTAAAGCGCGAGCTGCCGGAGAAGGGATTCAAGGTAGAGGACGTGGAGGAGGTCTTCGGGGCCTACGTATTCCTCGACGGCGAGTGGAGGCTCATGAACTACCCCCACCCCGCTTTTGAGATAAAGCCCCAGATAGAGGTGGGCGCGACGCCGGAGAGCCACTACTTCGTCGTGGCAGTTCCCAGGGAGAGGATAAGCGAGAACTTCGTCGGCCTCTTCGTTGAACTCTTCCCGAGGAGCTTCATCTACGGGAGCGAGGACTTCCTGAGCGACGTCTACAACTGGAGGCGCGACGGGAGGGTTTCCCCGACCGAGATACTTGAGAGGATCGAGAAGAGCGACGAGAAGGTGTTCCAGTTCGAGGCGAACTTCGGAAGCGTCGGGGCGCTGAAGAAGGGCCTCCTGAGGCTCATAGACATCGGGAAGCGCTTCGAAATCTTCGACCTCTGA
- a CDS encoding RsmB/NOP family class I SAM-dependent RNA methyltransferase produces MVSGYEEAFPAELREYYRKLFGGEAEEIMASLRTPVEKYYIRVNTLKTSREKLMRILRREGLKPKRSPYLKEGIYFEREGPNFPDDHEPGLPVVRANKFAAESVYQGAMLYAPGVLQADKKIKPGDEVEIRDPKGLLVGIGIARMSAKEMVVSTRGLAVEVTLPKFRLPSLSELESFKEGLFYAQSLPSMVVAHVLEPSEEELIIDMAAAPGGKTSHIAQLMQNRGEIIAIDKSRNRLKKMEGELERLGVKNVKPIHMDSRRLPELGIEADKILLDAPCTALGIRPKLWESRTPRDIEATARYQRHFINAAIKSLRRGGVLVYSTCTLSYEENEANVRYMLGKGLKLEEQSLFIGSSGMGMDEVQRFYPNRHLTQGFFIAKLRKV; encoded by the coding sequence ATGGTCAGTGGCTACGAGGAGGCCTTCCCGGCGGAGCTGAGGGAGTACTACAGGAAGCTCTTTGGAGGCGAGGCGGAGGAGATAATGGCCTCGCTCAGGACGCCGGTGGAGAAGTACTACATCCGCGTTAACACCCTCAAGACGAGCCGGGAGAAGCTCATGCGAATCCTCCGGAGGGAGGGGCTAAAGCCGAAGAGAAGTCCCTATCTCAAGGAGGGAATATACTTCGAGCGCGAAGGCCCCAACTTCCCCGATGACCACGAGCCGGGCCTTCCCGTGGTGAGGGCCAACAAGTTCGCGGCCGAGAGCGTCTACCAGGGGGCGATGCTCTATGCACCCGGCGTCCTCCAAGCAGACAAGAAAATCAAGCCGGGCGACGAGGTCGAGATAAGGGACCCAAAGGGACTGCTCGTGGGGATAGGCATCGCCAGAATGAGCGCCAAGGAGATGGTGGTCTCGACGAGGGGCTTGGCCGTTGAGGTGACGCTGCCGAAGTTCAGGCTTCCGAGCCTCAGCGAGCTTGAGAGCTTTAAGGAGGGCCTCTTCTACGCCCAGAGCCTGCCCTCGATGGTTGTCGCGCACGTTCTGGAGCCGAGCGAAGAGGAGCTGATAATCGACATGGCGGCCGCTCCCGGTGGAAAGACCAGCCACATAGCCCAGCTCATGCAGAACCGGGGCGAGATAATAGCCATCGACAAGTCGCGCAACAGGCTGAAAAAGATGGAAGGGGAGCTGGAGAGGCTTGGAGTTAAAAACGTCAAGCCGATACACATGGACTCCAGGAGGCTCCCCGAGCTGGGAATCGAGGCTGACAAGATACTGCTCGATGCCCCCTGCACCGCCCTGGGTATAAGGCCGAAGCTGTGGGAGAGCAGAACCCCGAGGGACATCGAGGCCACCGCCCGCTACCAGAGGCACTTCATAAACGCCGCCATAAAGTCCCTCCGGAGGGGCGGCGTTCTGGTCTACTCGACCTGCACGCTCAGCTACGAGGAGAATGAGGCCAACGTGAGGTACATGCTCGGCAAAGGTTTAAAGCTCGAAGAGCAGAGCCTATTCATAGGTTCGAGCGGTATGGGGATGGATGAGGTTCAGAGGTTCTACCCGAACAGGCATCTGACCCAGGGCTTCTTCATAGCCAAGCTCAGGAAGGTGTAG